One genomic window of Boudabousia tangfeifanii includes the following:
- a CDS encoding DUF1540 domain-containing protein has protein sequence MIKLPIVSDCSVKQCSFNHDGCNAAAMTMGTEGCTTFVALDVKGGAAHGSAQVGACQRTDCAHNDHLECSANAVEVGKDTAQCLTFTAA, from the coding sequence ATGATCAAACTACCTATCGTCTCCGATTGCTCGGTCAAACAATGTTCCTTCAATCATGATGGTTGCAACGCCGCCGCCATGACTATGGGAACCGAAGGATGCACCACTTTCGTAGCCTTGGATGTCAAGGGTGGCGCCGCCCATGGCAGCGCACAGGTGGGAGCCTGCCAGCGGACCGACTGTGCCCACAACGACCATTTGGAATGCTCCGCAAACGCGGTTGAGGTCGGCAAAGACACCGCCCAGTGCCTAACTTTCACTGCAGCCTGA
- a CDS encoding MFS transporter → MSTKTEIKSEEVQAQTQSANRLETNPNRWKALGVLALAVSLIVIDGTIVNVALPTMIRELPLNFTQAQWVTTLYNLIFAALLITTGRLGDSFGRRNTLTFGIVLFALGSALAGFATGANSLLLARAIQGVGGAFVLPATLSTVNATFQGRERAKAFGIWGATISGAAAAGPLLGGWLTTSFNWRWIFGINLPVAVLLLIGAYLWVPQTKETDEVAPGVVITPLNFKTFDYLGFLFSVLGMGGVVFGLVEGRTLGWLSAKAGTWAENWSLSPAPIAIAVGLVSLVLFVVWELKRAQAGQNLLLDVRLFKISSFSWGNIAALVVAMGEFGLLFVLPLYLQNVLGLSPIRSGFVLAVMALGSFLAGGLAAPLAHKIGAVGVARLGLVLETIGVALTALVITPTSPTWHVDLPLAIYGFGLGLASAQLTSTILVEVPRAQSGQGSATQSTVRQLGSALGVAIIATIMASSISAAAEGSLSGVNGLPVPAAEKIEASVAPSAGSIIPQLREGVGKANRIPPQARAEIADKLSDAFVSGSKTPLWAGVAFMALGVVATTQLPRKKAD, encoded by the coding sequence ATGAGCACTAAGACTGAAATAAAATCTGAAGAAGTGCAGGCACAAACGCAGTCTGCAAACCGCTTGGAAACTAATCCCAATCGTTGGAAGGCGCTAGGGGTGCTGGCCCTAGCTGTTTCCCTCATCGTGATTGATGGGACGATTGTAAACGTTGCCCTGCCAACGATGATTCGGGAACTGCCGCTAAATTTCACCCAAGCTCAGTGGGTAACCACCCTTTACAACCTCATTTTTGCTGCCTTGCTAATCACTACCGGACGCCTAGGAGATAGTTTTGGTCGGCGCAACACTCTTACGTTCGGCATTGTATTGTTTGCCCTTGGTTCAGCTCTAGCCGGATTTGCCACCGGGGCAAATTCCTTGTTATTGGCCCGAGCTATTCAGGGCGTGGGTGGTGCCTTCGTGCTCCCTGCCACGCTGTCCACGGTTAACGCCACCTTCCAGGGGCGCGAACGGGCCAAAGCCTTTGGGATCTGGGGTGCCACGATTTCTGGGGCCGCCGCCGCTGGTCCGCTGCTCGGTGGTTGGCTCACCACCTCTTTCAATTGGCGTTGGATTTTCGGAATTAACCTGCCGGTAGCCGTTTTGCTGCTCATTGGCGCTTACCTGTGGGTCCCACAGACCAAAGAAACTGACGAGGTCGCTCCCGGCGTGGTTATCACCCCACTCAATTTCAAAACATTTGACTATCTAGGTTTCCTCTTTTCGGTGCTAGGCATGGGCGGGGTCGTCTTTGGCCTAGTGGAAGGTCGTACCCTCGGCTGGCTAAGCGCTAAAGCTGGTACTTGGGCCGAAAACTGGTCGCTTTCACCAGCCCCAATCGCCATCGCTGTTGGCCTTGTGTCCCTCGTGCTTTTCGTTGTGTGGGAACTAAAACGAGCACAAGCCGGGCAGAATCTACTTCTCGATGTTCGTTTATTTAAGATCTCCAGCTTCAGTTGGGGCAATATTGCTGCTTTAGTCGTAGCTATGGGTGAATTTGGGCTACTGTTCGTGCTGCCGCTATATTTGCAAAATGTGCTTGGGCTCAGCCCAATCCGCTCGGGCTTCGTGCTTGCGGTCATGGCCCTCGGTTCCTTCCTTGCCGGTGGTTTAGCCGCCCCGCTTGCCCACAAAATTGGGGCGGTAGGGGTCGCGCGGCTAGGCCTTGTACTCGAAACCATTGGGGTGGCCCTCACCGCTTTGGTTATCACCCCGACTTCGCCAACCTGGCATGTAGATCTGCCACTTGCCATCTATGGGTTTGGTCTAGGGCTTGCTTCTGCACAGCTAACCTCCACCATTTTGGTTGAGGTGCCACGTGCCCAGTCTGGTCAGGGGAGTGCTACTCAGTCCACCGTTCGCCAGTTGGGTTCCGCCCTCGGTGTGGCAATTATTGCCACCATCATGGCTAGCTCGATTAGTGCTGCTGCCGAAGGCTCCCTCAGCGGGGTTAATGGTCTGCCGGTACCTGCAGCTGAAAAAATTGAAGCATCGGTAGCCCCATCTGCAGGATCGATTATTCCGCAACTTCGTGAAGGAGTGGGGAAAGCCAATCGGATCCCACCGCAGGCTCGGGCAGAAATCGCGGACAAACTTTCGGATGCTTTCGTGTCAGGTTCCAAGACTCCTCTCTGGGCTGGCGTAGCCTTTATGGCCCTTGGGGTGGTAGCTACTACTCAGCTGCCCCGCAAGAAAGCAGACTAG
- a CDS encoding SLC13 family permease: MPTPTKTGKRTSGLPAKTRLQWSGLSLAIALFLFPIILPISGLDGPQSRMLGIFLAAICLWVTEAIPLTATAVGVIFLEVVLISDAAIVPVGADATSAKVYFASLANPVLILFLGGFMIADGAAKYGLDKNLAALLLRPFGGSARLTLLGLMSITALLSAFMSNTATTAAMFAVVSPILKALPTRRARAGVALAIPVAANLGGIATPVGSPPNAIAIGALAEKQIYLTFAGWIALSLPIVLVLLLFSWGVLSTVALPVGTQLELEMKVDFDRSRAAIWFYLITALTIALWLTESLHGVASTIVGFFPVVAFLATQVMDGEDLKKISWPVLWLVAGGIALGVGVGATELDKWLLGSINWQSFSVLWLLLLLALVAVGMSNVISNSASANLLVPLTLGLGASISVDQGTVAVVIAIACSLAMCLPISTPPNAIAYATGTITNRAMLLMGLVVGILGIILLAFVMPFYWYGVGLLPVN, encoded by the coding sequence ATGCCCACGCCGACGAAGACGGGGAAACGGACCTCTGGCTTACCAGCTAAAACGAGGCTGCAATGGTCCGGCCTCAGCCTTGCTATTGCCCTCTTTCTGTTTCCGATAATCCTGCCCATTTCCGGTTTAGATGGGCCGCAATCACGCATGCTAGGGATCTTTTTAGCGGCCATTTGCCTTTGGGTGACTGAGGCGATTCCATTAACGGCAACTGCGGTGGGAGTAATTTTTCTCGAGGTCGTTCTCATCTCTGATGCTGCCATTGTTCCAGTGGGAGCAGATGCGACCAGCGCCAAAGTTTATTTTGCCTCCCTGGCAAATCCAGTATTGATTCTATTTTTAGGCGGTTTCATGATCGCCGATGGTGCGGCAAAGTACGGTTTGGATAAGAATCTAGCGGCCTTGCTATTACGACCGTTTGGTGGGTCTGCGCGGCTGACCCTGCTAGGCCTGATGAGTATTACCGCGTTACTGTCAGCTTTCATGTCTAACACGGCGACAACCGCGGCAATGTTTGCCGTGGTTTCGCCAATCTTAAAAGCGCTCCCTACTCGACGGGCACGCGCTGGAGTAGCATTAGCGATCCCCGTGGCTGCAAACCTTGGAGGAATCGCCACCCCGGTCGGTTCCCCGCCCAACGCTATTGCGATCGGTGCTTTAGCAGAGAAGCAAATCTATCTGACATTTGCCGGGTGGATAGCGCTAAGCTTACCGATTGTATTGGTATTACTACTATTTTCTTGGGGCGTCCTTTCGACAGTGGCCTTACCTGTGGGGACACAACTTGAACTTGAAATGAAAGTAGATTTTGATCGGAGCCGAGCCGCCATTTGGTTTTATCTCATCACGGCGTTAACCATCGCGCTTTGGCTGACAGAGTCTTTGCATGGAGTAGCTTCAACCATCGTTGGTTTCTTTCCCGTGGTTGCCTTTTTGGCGACGCAGGTGATGGACGGGGAGGATTTGAAGAAAATCTCTTGGCCGGTACTTTGGCTAGTAGCTGGAGGGATCGCCCTCGGAGTAGGAGTAGGGGCTACCGAACTAGATAAGTGGCTCTTAGGCTCTATCAACTGGCAAAGTTTCTCCGTACTTTGGTTGCTGCTATTGTTGGCTTTGGTGGCAGTCGGTATGTCTAATGTCATCTCTAATTCTGCTAGCGCTAATCTACTTGTGCCCTTGACCTTAGGATTAGGAGCTTCGATTTCGGTCGATCAGGGGACCGTGGCAGTAGTCATTGCAATCGCTTGCTCATTGGCAATGTGTCTGCCGATCTCCACTCCACCCAACGCCATTGCCTATGCCACCGGCACGATTACCAATCGCGCGATGTTACTGATGGGACTAGTTGTGGGGATCTTAGGAATCATATTGCTGGCATTCGTCATGCCTTTCTACTGGTATGGGGTCGGGCTTCTCCCCGTTAACTGA
- the infB gene encoding translation initiation factor IF-2, with amino-acid sequence MAKLRVHELAKELGITSKELLQVLKDNGEFVKSASSSIEEPVARRIREKVSAKPAEAKGADKKEGKAAKPAAKKAAPKPSAKKPETPAVAPAAPKPASAPKPRPKQAAKPKPETAPVADKKAAPKPAPKPAGNAPKPSAGPRPTPATAARKPAGRGGNNPFAPAAPRPGGSAGNGGPRPAPRPGPRGGNNPFAGPSSGGPRPGGGRGNNAGGGPRPGGGRGGNNAPRPEGGAPKSRGPRPNPNMMPGQAPSPADSAPPRGGRGGGRGGNRPGGGGPNFGGGPARPGGGGGFAGRGGGGRGSTQGAFGRGNGPRRGRKSKRARRQEFEEQSAPLIGGVQVPRGDGSTPIRIRSGASLADFAEKINVNPAALVTVLMTLGEMATATQSLDQDTLEALGVELGYDVQIVSPEDEDRELLESFDIDLDAEEAEEGDEDLEPRPAVVTVMGHVDHGKTKLLDAVRHTDVVAGESGGITQHIGAYQVRVNHEGESRAITFIDTPGHEAFTAMRARGAKVTDIAILVVAADDGVMPQTVEAINHAQAAKVPIVVAVNKVDKPEANPDKIRAQLTEYNLVAEEYGGDVMFVDVSAKQRQGIDKLLEAVLLTADAALDLRANPDSDARGVAIEANLDKGRGSVVTALVQRGTLRVGDAMVVGTAYGRVRAMLDEHGQPVEAAGPSRPVLVQGLNSVPRAGDSFLIARDDRTARQIADKRSAAERAAQLAKRRKRVSLENFNDVLAQGKVDTLNLIIKGDVSGAVEALEDSLLKIDVGEEVDLRIIHRGVGAITQNDVNLATVDNAIIIGFNVRPAERVGELADREGVEIKYYSVIYNALEDVEAALKGMLKPVYEEAELGTAEIRQVFRSSKFGNIAGSIIRTGTIKRGTSARLVRDGVVVADNLKIESLRREKDDVTEVREGFECGIGLGVKDIKEGDIIETWEMREKERD; translated from the coding sequence GTGGCTAAGTTACGAGTTCACGAGCTCGCCAAAGAGCTCGGGATTACTAGTAAAGAACTACTACAAGTTTTAAAAGACAACGGCGAGTTTGTTAAGTCAGCCTCGTCCAGCATCGAAGAACCGGTTGCACGCCGGATTCGTGAAAAAGTTTCAGCCAAACCAGCTGAAGCTAAAGGTGCTGACAAAAAAGAGGGCAAAGCTGCTAAGCCTGCAGCTAAGAAAGCTGCCCCGAAGCCTAGCGCTAAAAAGCCAGAGACCCCGGCCGTTGCTCCCGCAGCACCTAAGCCGGCCTCGGCACCTAAACCTCGTCCTAAGCAGGCTGCTAAGCCTAAGCCCGAAACCGCTCCAGTAGCGGACAAGAAGGCAGCTCCTAAGCCTGCTCCAAAGCCAGCTGGAAATGCTCCTAAGCCATCCGCTGGTCCTCGTCCAACCCCAGCAACTGCGGCACGTAAGCCAGCTGGTCGTGGAGGCAACAACCCCTTCGCCCCAGCCGCTCCTCGTCCCGGCGGTTCCGCTGGTAACGGTGGTCCTCGTCCGGCACCACGCCCAGGCCCACGCGGTGGCAATAACCCCTTCGCTGGCCCTAGCAGCGGTGGCCCACGCCCAGGTGGCGGCCGTGGCAATAATGCCGGTGGCGGTCCTCGTCCAGGTGGCGGCCGCGGTGGCAATAACGCCCCACGTCCAGAAGGTGGCGCACCTAAGTCTCGCGGACCACGTCCAAATCCGAATATGATGCCCGGACAGGCACCATCCCCAGCTGACTCGGCACCACCACGCGGTGGTCGCGGTGGCGGCCGTGGCGGTAACCGTCCCGGTGGCGGCGGCCCCAACTTCGGTGGCGGCCCAGCTCGTCCCGGTGGCGGCGGTGGCTTTGCCGGTCGTGGTGGCGGCGGTCGCGGTAGCACTCAGGGTGCGTTCGGCCGCGGCAACGGTCCACGTCGTGGCCGTAAATCGAAGCGCGCACGTCGTCAAGAATTTGAAGAGCAGAGCGCACCACTAATTGGTGGCGTTCAGGTTCCTCGCGGTGATGGTTCGACCCCGATCCGGATCCGTTCTGGTGCTTCGCTAGCTGACTTTGCGGAAAAGATTAACGTCAACCCAGCTGCGCTAGTTACCGTCCTGATGACCTTGGGTGAGATGGCAACTGCTACTCAGTCCCTAGATCAGGACACTCTCGAAGCCCTCGGCGTTGAACTTGGTTACGACGTTCAGATCGTCTCGCCAGAAGATGAAGATCGTGAACTTCTCGAGTCCTTCGACATCGACCTCGATGCGGAAGAAGCTGAAGAAGGCGACGAAGATTTGGAGCCTCGACCAGCAGTTGTCACCGTCATGGGTCACGTTGACCACGGTAAAACTAAACTGTTGGACGCAGTTCGTCACACCGACGTGGTGGCCGGAGAATCCGGCGGCATTACGCAGCACATTGGTGCTTACCAGGTGCGAGTAAACCACGAAGGCGAATCTCGCGCCATCACCTTCATCGATACCCCAGGTCACGAAGCGTTCACCGCTATGCGTGCCCGTGGTGCGAAGGTCACTGACATTGCCATCTTGGTTGTAGCTGCGGATGACGGCGTAATGCCTCAAACCGTAGAAGCTATCAACCACGCGCAGGCTGCCAAGGTCCCGATCGTGGTGGCAGTAAACAAGGTTGATAAGCCAGAAGCTAACCCAGATAAGATCCGCGCCCAGCTCACTGAGTACAACTTGGTAGCTGAAGAATATGGCGGCGACGTCATGTTCGTTGACGTTTCTGCTAAGCAGCGTCAGGGGATCGACAAGTTGCTCGAAGCTGTTCTTTTGACCGCTGATGCGGCTTTGGATCTGCGAGCCAACCCTGATTCTGATGCTCGTGGTGTGGCGATTGAAGCCAACCTAGATAAGGGTCGCGGCTCGGTGGTTACCGCCCTCGTGCAGCGTGGTACCTTGCGTGTTGGTGACGCGATGGTCGTTGGTACTGCCTACGGTCGCGTTCGCGCCATGCTAGATGAGCACGGTCAGCCAGTCGAAGCTGCTGGACCATCACGTCCAGTCTTGGTACAGGGTCTAAACTCGGTGCCTCGCGCTGGCGACTCCTTCTTGATTGCTCGTGATGACCGCACTGCCCGTCAGATTGCTGACAAGCGTTCGGCTGCCGAGCGTGCTGCTCAGTTGGCTAAGCGTCGCAAGCGTGTCTCGCTTGAAAACTTCAATGACGTATTGGCTCAGGGCAAGGTTGACACTCTTAACCTCATTATTAAGGGTGACGTCTCCGGTGCTGTCGAAGCGTTGGAAGACTCCTTGCTTAAGATTGACGTGGGCGAAGAAGTCGATTTGCGGATCATCCACCGCGGTGTGGGTGCGATTACCCAGAACGACGTCAACTTGGCCACCGTCGACAACGCCATCATCATTGGCTTCAACGTGCGTCCAGCTGAGCGCGTCGGCGAACTGGCCGATCGTGAAGGCGTAGAAATCAAGTACTACTCCGTCATTTACAATGCTCTCGAAGATGTGGAAGCAGCGCTTAAGGGCATGCTCAAGCCAGTCTACGAAGAAGCAGAACTTGGTACTGCGGAAATCCGTCAGGTCTTCCGTTCCTCCAAGTTTGGTAACATCGCTGGTTCGATCATTCGTACCGGTACCATCAAGCGCGGCACTTCCGCCCGCTTGGTTCGTGACGGCGTCGTAGTTGCTGACAACTTGAAGATTGAATCCTTGCGTCGTGAAAAGGACGATGTCACTGAGGTCCGCGAAGGCTTCGAATGTGGTATCGGTCTTGGGGTTAAGGACATCAAGGAAGGCGACATCATTGAAACTTGGGAAATGCGCGAAAAAGAACGCGACTGA